The following coding sequences are from one Tolumonas lignilytica window:
- a CDS encoding SufE family protein has product MTDRVDFIVNYPIGAGTGLDGDFIRTLLGQSTSWDERYRQLLQLTRKVPALPLEWRQTELEVSGCESRVWLLPYRDNNGIYHFVADSESRIVKSLLITLLAVANHQPADKIQQIQVASYFAELGLAQHITPSRTNGLQAVWKKMSDFCALSA; this is encoded by the coding sequence ATGACTGATCGGGTCGATTTTATAGTAAACTACCCAATCGGCGCCGGAACCGGACTGGATGGCGACTTTATCCGAACATTATTAGGACAAAGCACCAGTTGGGATGAGCGATACCGTCAGTTGTTACAGTTGACACGAAAGGTGCCAGCGCTACCTTTAGAGTGGCGTCAGACGGAATTAGAAGTGAGTGGCTGTGAGAGTAGGGTGTGGCTGTTGCCTTATCGGGACAATAACGGGATCTATCATTTCGTCGCAGACAGTGAATCTCGCATCGTAAAATCGTTATTGATCACACTTTTAGCAGTTGCTAATCATCAGCCTGCTGACAAGATCCAACAGATCCAAGTAGCATCTTACTTTGCCGAGTTAGGGTTAGCTCAGCATATAACACCATCCAGAACCAATGGATTGCAGGCTGTGTGGAAAAAAATGAGTGATTTTTGCGCACTATCTGCATAA
- a CDS encoding glycosyltransferase family 2 protein, with product MTCEHAEAFLHQPAVTVVIPAKNESENIRPLISEIRTAMDGAFDYELIYVDDGSTDDTFAVLKAIRDEGFNKLKVIRHQQSVGQSFSVLNGARHGKGEWLVVLDADGQNDPADIPGMLTALQTAYVKDPKKVGIIGHRVTRRDDWVKRLSSKLANGFRDWMLKDGIPDTGCGLKATRRDWYVQLPAFNHMHRYVPALIQSLGGEMMIHPVNHRPRMAGVSNYGVWNRLWVGLVDVFGVRWLQHRAKRIVIQEILNGD from the coding sequence ATGACCTGTGAGCACGCTGAAGCGTTTTTACACCAACCAGCAGTTACCGTTGTTATCCCCGCAAAGAATGAGTCAGAAAATATACGCCCATTAATCAGTGAAATCAGAACTGCAATGGATGGCGCTTTTGATTATGAATTGATTTATGTCGATGACGGCAGTACCGACGATACGTTTGCGGTTTTGAAGGCCATTCGCGATGAAGGTTTTAATAAACTGAAAGTGATCCGTCATCAACAATCGGTGGGGCAGAGTTTCTCCGTACTGAATGGTGCCAGACATGGCAAGGGCGAATGGCTGGTGGTATTGGATGCGGATGGACAAAATGATCCGGCAGACATTCCCGGTATGTTAACGGCATTGCAGACCGCATATGTGAAAGATCCGAAAAAAGTGGGGATCATTGGGCATCGTGTGACTCGCCGTGATGACTGGGTAAAGCGACTGTCATCCAAATTAGCCAATGGATTTAGAGACTGGATGCTGAAAGATGGCATTCCTGACACCGGCTGTGGTTTAAAAGCTACACGTCGTGATTGGTATGTTCAGTTACCTGCATTTAACCATATGCACCGTTACGTTCCGGCTCTGATTCAGAGTCTGGGTGGCGAAATGATGATCCATCCGGTTAATCATCGCCCTCGCATGGCGGGTGTCTCCAATTATGGTGTATGGAACCGTCTGTGGGTTGGGCTGGTCGATGTATTTGGTGTTCGCTGGTTACAGCATCGCGCGAAACGAATTGTGATTCAGGAGATCCTGAATGGCGATTGA
- the rep gene encoding DNA helicase Rep — translation MKLNPRQLDAMQFVSGPCLVLAGAGSGKTRVITAKIAYLIRECGYSARHIFAVTFTNKAAREMKERVAHTLGRKEARGLTVSTFHSLGLDLIRREHQHLNLKAHFSLFDDTDQMSLLKELTETEIQGDKVLLQQLVQTISRYKNDLILPAQALKRAQTPDEQRFARWYERYQKQMSAYNALDFDDLILLPTLLLKTNEQVREQWQNRIRYLLVDEYQDTNTSQYELVKLLVGERARFTVVGDDDQSIYSWRGAQPQNLVRLQQDFPRLNVIKLEQNYRSKGRILKCANILIANNPHVFDKQLFSELDYGMPVRVLMAKNEEHEAEKVAAEIMGHRFMNRTGWKDYAILYRGNHQSRLLEKVLMQNRIPYKISGGTSFFSRTEIKDIMAYLRLLVNPDDDNAFLRVVNLPRREIGPSTLEKLGHYANLRGKSLYAASFELGLEQHLHGKGLNSLRHFCDWLCRMSGNAARGNSEEVVRDLIKDIHYEEWLYETSPSPKAAEMRMQNVSTLYRWLTDMLAGDVQTDEPPLSLSEAVARFTLRDMLERNEGDDELDQVQLMTLHASKGLEFPYVFMIGMEEGLLPHQTSIDEDNIDEERRLAYVGITRAQTELCFVLCKERRQFGEAVRPEPSRFLLELPQDDLQWDARKEPASAEQRQQKAKTGIANLRAMLKDKG, via the coding sequence ATGAAACTCAATCCCCGACAACTTGACGCGATGCAGTTTGTATCCGGCCCTTGCCTGGTTCTTGCCGGTGCGGGTAGTGGTAAAACCCGAGTCATCACGGCAAAGATTGCCTACTTGATCCGTGAATGCGGCTATTCCGCACGCCATATCTTCGCGGTCACGTTTACCAATAAAGCCGCCCGAGAAATGAAAGAGCGTGTGGCCCATACGTTAGGCCGTAAAGAGGCTCGCGGGCTGACGGTTTCTACCTTCCACTCTCTGGGTCTGGATCTGATCCGGCGGGAACATCAGCACCTGAATCTGAAAGCCCATTTTTCCCTGTTTGATGACACCGATCAGATGAGTCTGCTCAAAGAGCTGACCGAGACGGAGATACAGGGTGACAAGGTTTTGTTACAGCAATTAGTACAAACCATTTCCCGCTATAAAAATGATCTGATTTTGCCCGCGCAGGCGCTCAAACGGGCGCAAACGCCCGATGAACAGCGCTTTGCTCGCTGGTATGAGCGTTATCAGAAACAAATGAGTGCTTATAACGCGCTGGATTTTGATGACCTGATCCTACTGCCGACGCTGTTGTTAAAAACCAATGAGCAGGTGCGAGAACAATGGCAAAACCGTATCCGTTATCTGCTCGTCGATGAATATCAGGACACCAATACCAGCCAGTATGAGTTAGTTAAACTGCTGGTGGGGGAACGGGCGCGCTTTACGGTGGTGGGCGATGATGACCAGTCGATCTATTCATGGCGCGGGGCTCAACCGCAGAATCTGGTGCGTTTACAACAAGATTTTCCGCGACTGAATGTGATCAAGCTGGAGCAAAACTATCGTTCCAAGGGTCGCATCCTCAAATGTGCCAATATTTTGATTGCCAATAACCCGCATGTCTTTGATAAACAACTGTTCTCCGAGCTGGACTACGGGATGCCGGTTCGGGTCTTGATGGCCAAAAACGAAGAGCATGAAGCAGAAAAAGTCGCGGCGGAAATCATGGGGCATCGTTTCATGAACCGTACCGGCTGGAAAGATTACGCCATCCTGTATCGCGGCAATCATCAGTCTCGGTTGCTGGAAAAGGTGCTGATGCAAAACCGCATTCCCTACAAGATCAGCGGCGGCACCTCGTTTTTCTCCCGTACCGAAATCAAAGACATCATGGCGTACCTGCGACTGCTGGTGAACCCGGATGACGATAATGCATTCTTGCGGGTGGTGAATCTGCCACGGCGTGAAATCGGTCCGTCTACGCTGGAAAAATTGGGGCACTATGCCAATCTGCGCGGCAAGAGTCTGTATGCGGCCAGCTTTGAACTGGGGCTGGAGCAGCATCTGCATGGCAAGGGATTAAACAGTCTGCGTCATTTTTGTGACTGGCTATGCCGCATGAGTGGCAATGCGGCACGCGGCAACAGTGAAGAAGTCGTGCGCGATCTGATCAAGGACATCCACTATGAAGAGTGGTTGTATGAAACGTCGCCCAGCCCGAAAGCCGCCGAAATGCGTATGCAAAACGTCTCGACCTTATATCGCTGGCTGACCGACATGCTGGCCGGTGATGTGCAAACCGATGAGCCCCCGCTCAGTCTCAGCGAAGCGGTGGCACGTTTTACCCTGCGCGATATGCTGGAGCGCAACGAAGGGGATGATGAGTTGGATCAGGTGCAACTGATGACATTGCACGCCTCCAAAGGGCTGGAATTCCCCTATGTATTCATGATCGGCATGGAAGAGGGATTGTTACCGCATCAGACCAGTATCGATGAAGACAACATCGATGAGGAACGTCGTCTGGCCTATGTCGGTATCACCCGGGCACAAACTGAACTCTGTTTTGTCTTATGTAAAGAGCGGCGACAGTTTGGTGAAGCGGTACGTCCGGAGCCAAGCCGTTTTCTGTTGGAACTGCCGCAGGATGACCTACAATGGGATGCCCGCAAAGAGCCCGCCAGTGCGGAGCAACGCCAGCAGAAGGCCAAGACCGGGATCGCCAATCTACGCGCCATGCTGAAAGATAAGGGGTAA
- the tcdA gene encoding tRNA cyclic N6-threonylcarbamoyladenosine(37) synthase TcdA, whose product MQSDYFQRFGGIARLYGEAALLRFQQSHVCVIGIGGVGSWAAEALARSGIGQLTLIDMDDVCVTNTNRQVHALQGNVGKLKTEVMAERIRLINPECQINIVDDFITEENLTGHLDTHFDFVVDAIDSLKAKVSLLAYCKRQKIPLITTGGAGGQKDPTQIAIIDLAKTTQDPLAAKVRAELRRKFNFPRDPKKKFGIPCVYSTEQLTYPDGAGGTCSAKASSDGNMKMDCASGFGATTVVTATFGFVAVSYVLQKLSGK is encoded by the coding sequence ATGCAATCAGATTATTTTCAGCGCTTTGGTGGCATAGCTCGTTTATATGGTGAAGCCGCATTACTGCGTTTTCAGCAAAGTCATGTCTGTGTCATTGGCATTGGCGGTGTCGGTTCATGGGCAGCAGAGGCACTCGCACGCTCCGGTATTGGTCAACTGACGCTGATCGATATGGATGACGTATGTGTCACCAACACTAATCGTCAAGTGCATGCGTTGCAAGGTAACGTCGGCAAGCTGAAAACCGAAGTCATGGCTGAACGTATCCGCTTAATTAATCCGGAATGTCAGATCAATATCGTGGATGACTTTATTACCGAAGAAAATCTCACAGGACATCTCGACACCCATTTCGATTTTGTCGTTGATGCCATCGACAGCCTTAAAGCCAAAGTTTCTTTGCTGGCTTACTGTAAGCGCCAGAAAATTCCGCTAATCACTACCGGCGGTGCTGGCGGACAAAAAGATCCCACTCAGATCGCCATCATCGATCTGGCAAAAACCACTCAAGATCCTCTCGCCGCTAAAGTCCGCGCTGAGCTACGACGCAAATTCAACTTTCCCCGGGATCCCAAAAAGAAATTTGGCATTCCCTGCGTCTATTCTACCGAGCAGTTAACTTATCCGGATGGCGCCGGCGGGACATGCAGCGCTAAAGCCAGCAGTGACGGCAATATGAAGATGGATTGTGCTTCCGGATTTGGCGCTACTACCGTTGTAACCGCCACTTTCGGATTTGTCGCCGTCTCTTACGTGCTGCAAAAATTAAGCGGAAAATAA
- a CDS encoding aminotransferase class V-fold PLP-dependent enzyme: MTFFDIQQVRDQFPILQQQINGHPLVYLDSAATAHKPECVLQAMLDFYRTDNANVHRSAHSLAGRATQRFEQARQRVASFLNARSSDEIIWTRGTTEAINLVANTWGKSHLQAGDEILLSAMEHHANLVTWQQIAQQTGAKLRIIPLLSSGELDLLAFRAMLSTKTRIVALVHVSNVLGTVNPVAEIVRLAKQVGAMTLIDGAQAVAHSPVDVQALDCDFYAFSGHKAYGPTGIGVLYGRYECLAQLAPWQFGGEMIRTVTFVESEFNLPPLRFEAGTPAIAEAIGLSAALDFLSEQQAAGAEAYQQALLQRLIHGLQPIEGVELVGQPTERQGLVSIVFTHAHHHDVCQLLDAQGIAVRSGHHCAMPLLNTLGLAGTLRISLGVYNKEMEIDIFLQALRQALELLHD, translated from the coding sequence ATGACCTTTTTTGACATACAGCAGGTGCGCGATCAGTTTCCGATCTTGCAGCAACAGATCAACGGCCATCCGTTGGTTTATCTCGACAGTGCTGCCACCGCACATAAGCCTGAATGCGTGTTACAGGCCATGCTGGATTTCTATCGTACCGACAATGCCAATGTCCATCGTAGCGCTCATTCATTGGCTGGCCGGGCAACACAACGATTTGAACAGGCTCGACAGCGTGTGGCCTCATTCCTGAATGCTCGCAGTAGCGATGAAATTATCTGGACGCGAGGTACCACCGAAGCGATCAATCTGGTTGCCAACACTTGGGGGAAGAGTCATCTGCAGGCTGGTGACGAAATCCTGCTTTCGGCGATGGAACATCACGCCAATCTGGTGACTTGGCAACAGATCGCCCAGCAGACCGGCGCTAAACTCCGCATTATTCCTTTGTTAAGCTCTGGTGAACTGGATTTATTGGCCTTTCGGGCGATGTTATCAACGAAAACCCGGATTGTTGCACTTGTTCATGTTTCCAACGTACTGGGAACCGTGAATCCGGTTGCCGAAATTGTTCGTTTGGCTAAACAAGTCGGTGCGATGACCTTAATCGACGGTGCTCAGGCCGTGGCGCATTCACCTGTTGATGTGCAAGCACTGGATTGTGATTTTTATGCTTTTTCAGGTCATAAAGCATATGGCCCGACAGGCATTGGTGTCTTATATGGTCGCTATGAATGTCTGGCGCAGTTAGCACCTTGGCAATTTGGCGGCGAGATGATCCGGACAGTGACATTTGTCGAGAGCGAATTTAATTTACCACCCTTGCGTTTTGAAGCCGGAACCCCAGCCATTGCCGAAGCAATCGGTTTATCGGCTGCATTGGACTTTTTATCTGAACAACAGGCGGCCGGGGCGGAAGCCTATCAGCAAGCATTATTACAGCGCTTGATCCACGGTTTACAACCGATAGAGGGCGTCGAATTAGTCGGTCAACCCACAGAGCGCCAAGGGCTCGTTTCGATCGTCTTTACGCATGCTCATCATCACGATGTGTGTCAGTTGCTTGATGCGCAGGGCATTGCTGTGCGAAGCGGACATCATTGTGCGATGCCCTTGCTAAATACGTTGGGGCTGGCTGGTACCTTGCGCATTTCGCTGGGCGTCTATAATAAAGAAATGGAAATCGATATTTTCCTGCAGGCATTGCGTCAGGCATTGGAGTTATTGCATGACTGA
- a CDS encoding TAXI family TRAP transporter solute-binding subunit has translation MRLRLKCVQAIFLLMLWQSDGIAAPIANAITTGSQSDTYYQIGNELKEYVSPELQNLVSKGDVDNIKALSKTKGVSFAIVQSDVYQTYVNLEQHDPDPAIRQWATELLNSLRVVAPLYSEEIYFVVHKDSPMQELQDIEGKRLAIGPEGSGTNLTAKNIYFKLFGKAPVIVKPFIETGVLGSDDSTRYVRSALWHLAHPDAGPEERKVDVVVIIGGQPLPLLQRLGKDYKLLATNIKNDATESLLKDYSIGFADKKNYPFLARHMPVMMVQSYLVTAQFRDKPRRDFVKKFATSLCKNYDKLYEHGHEKWKALVWSPQHPHLPSLLSGWRYSDVTKPILENCHSDVTRVVSNPAATQALTCTLEDRSIGLCL, from the coding sequence ATGCGTTTACGATTGAAGTGTGTGCAGGCTATTTTTCTTTTAATGCTGTGGCAGAGCGATGGTATTGCCGCCCCGATTGCTAATGCTATCACCACCGGCAGTCAGAGTGATACCTATTACCAGATCGGTAATGAACTGAAAGAATATGTGAGCCCGGAATTACAGAATCTGGTTTCAAAAGGTGATGTCGACAACATCAAGGCGCTGAGTAAAACCAAGGGCGTCTCCTTCGCGATTGTGCAGTCAGATGTTTATCAGACTTATGTCAATTTAGAGCAACATGATCCGGATCCCGCGATCCGGCAGTGGGCAACAGAATTATTAAACTCACTACGGGTTGTCGCGCCACTTTACAGTGAAGAGATCTACTTTGTCGTCCATAAAGACTCACCGATGCAGGAGTTGCAGGACATCGAAGGAAAACGTCTGGCCATCGGCCCGGAAGGCAGTGGTACGAATCTGACCGCGAAAAATATCTATTTTAAATTGTTTGGCAAGGCCCCAGTCATCGTTAAACCCTTCATTGAAACGGGCGTACTTGGTTCGGACGACAGCACCCGTTATGTTCGTTCGGCATTGTGGCATCTGGCCCATCCTGATGCGGGTCCGGAAGAGCGCAAAGTCGATGTGGTTGTCATCATTGGTGGCCAACCGCTGCCCTTGCTGCAACGATTGGGAAAGGATTACAAATTACTGGCGACGAATATCAAAAATGATGCAACGGAATCACTGTTGAAAGATTACAGCATTGGTTTTGCTGACAAGAAAAACTATCCATTTTTAGCGCGACACATGCCCGTCATGATGGTGCAGTCATATCTGGTCACTGCACAATTCCGGGATAAGCCGCGCAGAGATTTCGTCAAGAAATTCGCCACTTCGCTGTGTAAAAACTACGATAAGCTCTATGAACACGGCCATGAAAAATGGAAAGCATTGGTCTGGTCGCCGCAACATCCGCATCTGCCATCGTTGTTGTCAGGATGGCGCTACTCGGATGTCACCAAACCCATCCTTGAAAACTGCCACTCTGACGTGACTCGTGTAGTAAGCAATCCGGCTGCCACACAAGCTTTAACCTGTACACTGGAAGATCGATCCATCGGTCTGTGCTTGTGA
- a CDS encoding EAL domain-containing protein, producing the protein MLDGLPAVLNKASLRFVAQPIFRQKGELYGHEMMLLHKQHKDPAMFMKIVNHMGLRQNLDLEVCRMAEPVLRTHHLTGCCCINLFADSLQEEEVIEALLLLADPSANRWVMVNVMQLDSNNKQSNLSEIIADLRQCGVRFCFDVKLLMQITAMSLPVDMLRMDIRQVPEDQWARWISFAESNCVPMLAAGVDDEIHRETLCQLGIDFLQGKLFADMVLLNQTA; encoded by the coding sequence ATGCTAGACGGATTACCTGCCGTACTGAATAAAGCATCGTTGCGGTTTGTGGCTCAGCCAATCTTTCGCCAGAAAGGCGAATTATATGGTCACGAAATGATGTTGTTGCATAAGCAGCACAAAGATCCGGCGATGTTTATGAAGATCGTAAACCATATGGGTTTACGGCAGAACCTTGATCTCGAAGTTTGTCGTATGGCAGAGCCCGTACTGCGAACTCATCATCTGACTGGCTGCTGTTGTATTAATCTGTTTGCCGATTCATTGCAGGAAGAGGAAGTCATTGAGGCACTCTTGCTGTTGGCCGATCCAAGTGCAAACCGTTGGGTCATGGTTAATGTGATGCAATTAGACTCAAACAATAAGCAGTCCAATCTGTCTGAAATTATTGCTGATTTACGGCAGTGCGGCGTGCGTTTTTGTTTTGACGTGAAATTACTGATGCAGATCACGGCAATGTCTTTACCTGTCGATATGTTGCGCATGGATATCCGTCAAGTGCCGGAAGATCAATGGGCGCGTTGGATTTCTTTTGCCGAAAGTAATTGTGTTCCTATGTTGGCGGCGGGTGTTGACGATGAAATACATCGCGAAACGTTATGCCAGTTAGGGATCGATTTTCTGCAGGGCAAGCTATTTGCAGATATGGTGTTATTGAATCAGACGGCTTAA